A segment of the Chryseobacterium scophthalmum genome:
GGAATTGTTTTAGGTTTAAAATATATGCCCAATTACAATTCTCGGGAAACCGATTTTGATTTAAAAGGTTTTATGATCTTTGCAGCAGCTTCTCTCCTCCTTTCTGTTTCACTGGAACTTTTCGGAGATATGCAGAATATTACACCGGTTTTACTCATTTTTATTTTAGGTTTTTTGTTCCTGTATTATTATTACAAACATGCAAAAAGAGGCAACAATCCTATTTTTCCTTTAAGCTTATTTCAGGTTCGTACATTCCGTGTTGGGATTGTAGGAAATCTTGCAACGAGATTAGGAATCAGCTCGGTTCCGTTATTGCTTCCTTTGATGATCCAAATCGCATATGGTCAATCAGCCGTAACTTCAGGTTGGATTATTGCGCCAATGGCATTAACCGCGATGTTTGGAAAATCTTCCGTCATAAAAATTTTAAATAAATTTGGCTACAGAAGAACTTTAATGGTGAATACATTTATCATCGGAGTATTAATTTGCTGTCTTGCCATTCCTGATATTCATACTTCTATTTTCTGGTTTGTTCCCGTGATCGCTATTTTAGGATTTTTCAATTCAATACAGTTTACATCGATGAATACCATTTCTATCGCAGACTTACGAAACTTTCAAACGAGCAGTGGAAATTCTTTGATTTCGGTTAATCAACAATTAGCCATCGGATTTGGGATTGCTTTTGGTTTAATTGTTTTAAAAATTTACGAGAATAGCCCCGAATTAATTAAACACGAAACCCATAACGCATTTCGCTACACTTTCCTTACCGTAGGAATTTTAACCATTTTATCAAGCTTAGTTTTCAGAAGACTTCACACGTTCGACGGCAGAAACATGAAGTCTCAGGAATAAAATTTCAATTTAGAGCTTTTTAAATTTTTATTATTTATAGAAGTTTCACGGATTAGATATATTCAGCAGGTGATTAAATTTTTAAAATCTGCAAAATTTGCCCAATCTGCGAGAGAAAAAAACACTCTTTCACTAAAACGCTCCAACCCTAAAACTTACTTACCACACATCAATGTAATTCTCTTCAGACTGTTCTAATTTTGTTTAAAATTAAAACATCTATTATGACAACAAAAAAAATAGAAATCGTAGTTCCACCAAAACCTGCTCATTTTGTAGGTGATGGTTTCAGAGTACACAATTTTATTCCGGGTGCTTATCATTTAGATATGAAAAGAATGGATCCGTTTATTATGCTTGATTATAATTCTAAATTTCATTTCAACGGTTCAGAAACACCTCGAGGAGTTGGAGTACATCCACACAGAGGTTTTGAAACAGTAACGATTGCTTACCAAGGAAAAGTAGAGCATCACGACAGTGCAGGAGGCGGTGGAATTATCGGTGAAGGAGATATACAGTGGATGACTGCAGCAAGTGGAATTTTACATAAAGAATATCACGAAAAAGAATGGTCAAAAACTGGAGGTATTTTCCAAATGGTACAGCTTTGGGTAAACCTTCCTGCAAAAGATAAAATGAGTGCGCCAAAATATCAGGCCATAAAAAACTCAGAAATAAAAAGAGCAGATCTAGGTGAAAACGGGTTTGTGGAAATCATCGCTGGAGAATATCAAAATATAAAAGGTTCTGCCTCTACATTCAGTCCCGTGAATTTGATGAATGCTAAATTAAAAGCTGGAGGAAAAGCAGAATTTAATTTTCCTGCCAATTTTAATACCGCGGCGTTAGTGATTGAAGGAAACATCTTAGTGAATGGTGAAGAAAAAGTAAAAACTGACCATTTGGTTTTGTTTAAAAATGAAGGTGAAAACTTTACCATCGAAGCAACAGAAGATTCTGTGGTATTAATTTTAAGTGGCGAACCTTTAAATGAACCCATTTTTCCACACGGCCCTTTTGTAATGAACAGCAGAGAAGAGATCATGCAGGCTTTTGAAGATTTCAATACCGGAAAATTCGGGTATTTGGAAGATTAATTTACAATTATTAATTGTCACATTTGTCATTCTGACGAAGGAAGAATCTCTTTTAAATAAGATTATCACTATGCTTTGCTTCGTCAGAAGGATAAATAATAAACTCAACTTAAAAAATATAACATCATGAAACCAGAATTTGAAAACATTCCATTAGTAAAAAACGAAGATAAAAAGAGATTTGAGATCGAAGTAAACGGTCATTTCGCATTTATCGATTATAAGGAAACAAGCCAGCGAATCGCATTGATCCATACCGAAGCGGAGCCTGAATTATCAGGAACCGGAGCTGCCGCTGCAATCGTTGAAAAAACGTTGATCTATATTGAAGAAAGTGGCAAAAAATTACTTCCGTTCTGTCCGTATGTTTTTGCGTTCATCAAAAAAAATCCAGATTGGAAACGTATTGTAGACGAAAAATTTGAAGGGTACGATAAACTTTAATTTTTATTAAAGTAGCCTTAAATAGAATAAATTTTAATTAAATTAGCTATCCACAAAAACTAAAATCACATTATTCATGTCAAATATCGGACTTATATTAGAAGAAAAATCCGCAGATATCGGAAATTTTTTAGTGGGAAGATTATTGCCTTTCCGTGAAAAAAGAGCAGTTGGTCCTTTCGTTTTTATCGATCATATGGGACCTGCAGAATTAAAAGATTATCAGAATCTTGATGTTCCGCCACATCCACACATTGGTCTTTCTACTTTAACCTATCTTTTAGAAGGATCTATTTTTCACAGAGACAGCATTGGAAGCGCTCTTGAAATAAAACCGGGCGCTGTAAACTGGATGACTGCAGGAAAAGGCGTGGTACATTCAGAAAGAACTCCTGAATATTTAAGAAATACAGATAAAAAACTTCACGGTTTTCAAATTTGGGTAGGTCTTCC
Coding sequences within it:
- a CDS encoding MFS transporter, yielding MPTQTSPRQTVKKVLPLILATAIFMQMLDSTILNTSLPSIARDLNESPLNMQNAIISYVLTLAVFMPASGFLADRFGTRRVFIFSLVLFSLGSVFCALSQNLTHLVISRVIQGVGGSLMTPVGKLALIKTFNRNELLKAMNFAIVPALIGPVLGPLVGGYMVDYLSWHWIFLINIPIGFLGIVLGLKYMPNYNSRETDFDLKGFMIFAAASLLLSVSLELFGDMQNITPVLLIFILGFLFLYYYYKHAKRGNNPIFPLSLFQVRTFRVGIVGNLATRLGISSVPLLLPLMIQIAYGQSAVTSGWIIAPMALTAMFGKSSVIKILNKFGYRRTLMVNTFIIGVLICCLAIPDIHTSIFWFVPVIAILGFFNSIQFTSMNTISIADLRNFQTSSGNSLISVNQQLAIGFGIAFGLIVLKIYENSPELIKHETHNAFRYTFLTVGILTILSSLVFRRLHTFDGRNMKSQE
- a CDS encoding pirin family protein, producing MTTKKIEIVVPPKPAHFVGDGFRVHNFIPGAYHLDMKRMDPFIMLDYNSKFHFNGSETPRGVGVHPHRGFETVTIAYQGKVEHHDSAGGGGIIGEGDIQWMTAASGILHKEYHEKEWSKTGGIFQMVQLWVNLPAKDKMSAPKYQAIKNSEIKRADLGENGFVEIIAGEYQNIKGSASTFSPVNLMNAKLKAGGKAEFNFPANFNTAALVIEGNILVNGEEKVKTDHLVLFKNEGENFTIEATEDSVVLILSGEPLNEPIFPHGPFVMNSREEIMQAFEDFNTGKFGYLED
- a CDS encoding GNAT family N-acetyltransferase, with the protein product MKPEFENIPLVKNEDKKRFEIEVNGHFAFIDYKETSQRIALIHTEAEPELSGTGAAAAIVEKTLIYIEESGKKLLPFCPYVFAFIKKNPDWKRIVDEKFEGYDKL